A portion of the Cryptomeria japonica chromosome 5, Sugi_1.0, whole genome shotgun sequence genome contains these proteins:
- the LOC131876224 gene encoding receptor-like protein 49, which produces MVDTAIFNLSMKSLIKIDDEEKFDMHDHLRDMGRTIAEMEKEGTRLWEPKHLSILYYNNNFSHLQINVSSPQRLEFLYSLDLRYLHLQDVHIEGMAKDTLAMLPQSLLQHLDLGGCRGLNILPDSLGNLSQLQHLDLGGCRGLNILPYSLGNLSQLQHLDLGGCRGLNTLPDILGNLSQLQHLDLSFCQRLNILPDTIGNLSQLRYLNLLGSGIDHRPDRIGRLSYYILSGVYALPDC; this is translated from the exons ATGGTAGACACTGCAATATTTAATCTTTCAATGAAGTcattgataaagattgatgacgAAGAAAAATTTGATATGCATGACCATTTACGAGATATGGGGCGGACCATTgctgaaatggaaaaagaaggtaCCCGACTATGGGAGCCTAAGCATTTAAGCATCCTATACTACAACAACAATTTCTCTCATCTTCAAATCAATGTAAGCAGTCCACAAAGGCTTGAATTTCTTTACAGTCTTGATCTTCGATATCTTCATTTGCAGGATGTGCACATTGAAGGCATGGCAAAAGACACACTAGCCATGCTTCCTCAAAGTTTG CTACAACACTTGGATTTGGGAGGTTGTAGGGGATTAAATATCCTTCCTGATAGCCTTGGCAATCTGTCACAATTGCAGCACTTGGATTTGGGAGGTTGCAGGGGATTAAATATCCTGCCTTATAGCCTTGGCAATCTGTCACAGTTGCAACACTTGGATTTAGGAGGTTGTAGAGGATTAAATACCCTCCCTGATATCCTTGGCAATCTGTCACAGCTACAGCACTTAGACTTGTCATTTTGTCAAAGGTTAAACATCCTTCCTGATACCATCGGCAACCTATCACAGTTGCGATACTTGAACTTACTTGGGAGTGGAATTGACCATCGTCCTGATAGAATTGGCAGGCTATCGTATTACATTTTATCGGGTGTTTATGCGCTTCCAGACTGTTGA